DNA from Pseudobdellovibrionaceae bacterium:
CCGGGCGGATATGATCGTCGTCGAGGATCTGCGCGCGGTGGAAAGCGGGAAGTCCTATGAGGTGAAACTCGAAGGCCGCTCGTCTTTCGTCGCTCGGACGAAGATCACGGGGCGAAGCTGCGCGGTGGCGCAATTCCCTAGCCGGTCCAAAATCTTTTAATCGATTTTCTAACCGCAACATAATCCCTGCAGTTTGAAAGAACCTGGACTATTTCCAGGCCTTGATCCTAAGGCGGCGACCGATTCGGTCGCCGTTTTGCGTTTTCTCCCCTCGAAAAGTCGGTCCAGTTTCAAAAAAATGTGGCCCGAAGGTCTTGCGTGGGTCTTGTTTTATTGTCAGACTTTGAGACAGGAACGCTTTGCAGAATTCGTCGAGCACGACGAGTGAAAAGTCGGGCAGGTCGGGGAACCGAAACGGGACCTTCAGACAAGAAGCCAGACCTGTGAACGGGCAGCGGGGAAGAAAGTTAAACCTACTCACCCAAGTCAAGAGGACGACGGGGGTAGGAAAAAGACGAACGACGCTAACCAGGGTGAAACCGATTGGTGTCTAAACAAAAAAGGGGAGGAGCAAGGATGCTCAGAGATATCCTGATTCAAAAAGGTCTGTCGAACCGCGAAGCCGAAGTTGCAGAACTCGTTTCGAAAGGTCTTTCCAACAAGGAAGTTGCGAACCAATTGTTTGTCACAGAAAAAACTGTGAAGTTTCACCTGACCAACATCTACAAGAAGATGAACGTCAAATCGCGCGCGCAGTTGATCGTGTGGTGTTTGCCTCACTTGGGTTTCGTCGAGTCGAACGAAACAACCAAAGAGAACACTCTCAATATGGCGTCGGGCGCTCAAGTTGCTCAAACCATCCCCGCGGGCGTTGCGACCGTCGGTGGCATCCAGACAATCATTCCCGGTCGTTCGAATGACCTCGGCGGTGGAAACCGCGGTGGTAATACCGACGCCGGCGCAATGGGTCTCTAAGCCCAGCTCCACGAGGTCATCACCATGGCAGGTAAACCGGTCTCGGATTCCGAAGTGGTGATGACCGAACTCGTTCTTCCCTCACATACCAACTCCCTCGACAGTATTTTCGGGGGAGTTGTCATGTCCTGGATCGACATCTGCGGGGCCATCGCGGCCCAGCGGCATGCCTCCAGCGAAGTCGTCACCGCGTCCATCGACGATCTTCACTTCATCGCGCCCGTCTACAAAGGCTGGGTCGTCAATCTGAAAGCCTCGGTCAATTTCGTTTCGAAAACCTCCATGGAGGTCGGTGTGCGCGTCGACGCGGAAAATCCGCGGACGGGCGACACCTTCCACACCGCGAGCGCCTACCTGACGTTCGTGGCCATCGGTCCCGACGGGAAGCCCCATCCGGTCCCGCCGCTCCTGCTGGAGTCCGACGAACAAAAGCGTCGCCATCAGGCCGCGCAGACGCGTCGGTCGCTGCGTGTGCAACGCCGGAAAATCTCGGAGACGAAAGCGTGATCGCCGCTCGCGCGCTCGGTGTGGGACTGCTGCTGTTCTTCGCCGCCTGCAGTTCGCGCACGCCCCGTGAGTCGGCCCCCAAAGAATCGACGGTTCCCGTGACGGAAGAACCCGCGCTCCCGCCCGATCCCGTGCGTGACGAAGCCGCGCGCGAACTCGAAGCGACTTGCGTAAAACTTGCGCGCCTCAAAGCGCCCGCCGCGATCTGCGGCTGTGTTTCGCGCAATCACCGTCAGCGTCTCTCCGCGCAGGACCTGCGTTTACTCATCAAGAAATACCAATCCGGTCGCAAAGGCCTGGCCCCGCGCACGCCGAGCGAAGAGCAGCTCTTCCTCTACGACACAGGCGTCGCCGCCGAATGCGCGAAGAACGCCGCTTACATCGTGCCCGAGGAGCCGTAAGGCGACTTCCGCATTCAGAGCCGTAAGGCGACCTCCGTATTCGGAGCCGTAAGGCTTTCACCGTGTCCTTCCCAACTTTGTCTCATCCCGAGACGCTCGGGTCAGACTTGTCAGCCGTGACGAGCGTCTCCGCCATTTAAACTGGTTTCCAGAGGCCGGTCGTGTGGATCGGTCCCGCAAAAGGGGAAACCATGCTGACGCCGAAAAGCCTGAAATCGATCCTGTTCCTGATGTTGATTTTCAGTCCCGTCGCCTTCCTGGCGCGCACGCTGGTCGCGAACCAAGAGCGGGTTGAGATCTACGAGTGGCGAGAGAACGGCATCCCCACCGAAAAGGCCGTGCTGCCCGCGACGACGGGTCCGAAATCGGTTTCGCCGCGTGCGCCCGCGAATGTTCCGGAAGAGGTCGAAGCGGTCGAGATCGACATGGACGCGGCCGCGAACTGGTCGCTGCCCGAGAAGTTTTTGCCGGAGCTGCGTGAAGGTGAGTGGGTCACGCAAAGCTTTCAGGATGAGCGCGAAGTCTTCGGAAGGAAACTGAAATTGATCGTTTTGATCGATCTACGCCGCGTGAAGATGCGTGGAAAATTGAGCGGCGTGCAGTTCCGTGAGCCCCGTTTCTTCATCGAAGGTTCGGAGCGGGCGATCGTCTTTCGCCATCTGGATCTGGTGTTCAATGCGCAGAAGCTTTCGGCCATTCAAGCCTATCACGATCTGAACGTCGTCGTGCCGGAAGGCGAGCTTGTCAGCCTGGGGACGGAGGGGGCGAAGCCCCTGGTCGTCCTGCCGCTGAACGAGGGGGGAAACTTTTTGGGGATCAAGATCTCGGAGCTGGAAGTCTTCGAGGTCCGTGGCGGCGAACGGATGGTGGCCAACGGAAAATAGGTTTTAAGGATTCAGCTGACGGAGTTCGTACAGATTCATCGGGATGCCGTTGAAAGAGTGGCCCTCGAAGCGGAAATAAAACTGCAACCCGCCGACCTGTTCGTCCCACTCGGTGCGGATGCGGAAGGGGACCGGGCGCCCTTTGCGTTTCAGGCTGCGTTCGGATAGTTGGAAGACCTCGCAGGCTTCGGTCATGTAGCCGGCGGCGCCCGAAACTTCCGAAGCGACCCGCTTGCAGCCAAAAATTTCGAAGTAAAGCCAGCCCCGACGGCCGCGATCGTGGTGAATCAGGATACTGCGGCCATCGAAGGGTTCGGGGCGTGCCAGACAGAAGAAGAGGGTGTTGGGAAGGGGACGGGTAAACGCACGGGGTCCATGAGTGGTTCCGCAAGTGACGAGGTGCAGGCGCTCTTCTTTGAATTTCAGAACTTGGCGCGCCCAGGGTTCGTCCGGCGAAAAGGCGAAGGTGGAA
Protein-coding regions in this window:
- a CDS encoding acyl-CoA thioesterase, whose protein sequence is MTELVLPSHTNSLDSIFGGVVMSWIDICGAIAAQRHASSEVVTASIDDLHFIAPVYKGWVVNLKASVNFVSKTSMEVGVRVDAENPRTGDTFHTASAYLTFVAIGPDGKPHPVPPLLLESDEQKRRHQAAQTRRSLRVQRRKISETKA
- a CDS encoding helix-turn-helix transcriptional regulator, translating into MLRDILIQKGLSNREAEVAELVSKGLSNKEVANQLFVTEKTVKFHLTNIYKKMNVKSRAQLIVWCLPHLGFVESNETTKENTLNMASGAQVAQTIPAGVATVGGIQTIIPGRSNDLGGGNRGGNTDAGAMGL